In Nitrobacteraceae bacterium AZCC 1564, the following proteins share a genomic window:
- a CDS encoding malonate-semialdehyde dehydrogenase (acetylating)/methylmalonate-semialdehyde dehydrogenase (product_source=KO:K00140; cath_funfam=3.40.309.10,3.40.605.10; cog=COG1012; ko=KO:K00140; pfam=PF00171; superfamily=53720; tigrfam=TIGR01722) — MRSIGHFIGGKHVKGASGRFADVFEPMTGDVQAQVALATKAEVRAAVENAKAAQPAWAATNPQRRVRVLMRFLELVARDNDALAELLAREHGKTIPDAKGDILRGVEVVEFALGIPHLMKGEYTEGAGPGIDLYSMRQPLGVVAGITPFNFPAMIPMWKFAPAIACGNAFILKPSERDPGVPMKLAELMIEAGLPPGVLNVVNGDKESVDAILDDHDIAAVGFVGSSAIAQYIYERAAANGKRCQCFGGAKNHLIIMPDADMDQTADALVGAGYGAAGERCMAVSVAVPVGKTTADRLMEKLIPRVENLKIGLSTDPTADYGPLVTKAALDRVRDYVEIGIKEGAKLAVDGRGFKMQGYEKGFYMGGCLFDNVTKDMRIYKEEIFGPVLSVVRAKDFNEAVALPSEHEYGNGVAIFTRDGDAAREFAAKVNVGMVGINVPIPVPVAYYTFGGWKRSGFGDLNQYGPDSVRFYTKTKTVTSRWPSGVKEGAQFAMPTS, encoded by the coding sequence ATGCGATCGATCGGGCACTTTATCGGCGGAAAACACGTTAAGGGCGCGTCAGGCCGCTTTGCCGACGTTTTTGAGCCTATGACGGGGGATGTTCAGGCTCAGGTTGCGCTTGCAACGAAAGCGGAAGTCCGCGCCGCCGTCGAGAACGCCAAAGCTGCGCAGCCGGCGTGGGCCGCGACCAACCCGCAACGTCGCGTTCGTGTTTTGATGCGCTTCCTGGAGCTGGTCGCTCGTGACAACGATGCGCTGGCCGAATTGCTTGCTCGCGAGCATGGCAAGACCATTCCCGACGCGAAGGGCGATATCCTGCGCGGCGTCGAAGTCGTCGAGTTCGCGCTTGGCATTCCGCATTTGATGAAGGGCGAATACACCGAAGGTGCGGGTCCCGGCATTGACCTTTATTCGATGCGCCAGCCGCTCGGCGTTGTCGCGGGCATCACCCCGTTCAATTTCCCTGCGATGATTCCGATGTGGAAGTTCGCGCCGGCAATCGCCTGCGGCAACGCTTTCATTCTGAAGCCGTCAGAGCGCGATCCTGGCGTGCCGATGAAGCTGGCCGAGCTGATGATCGAAGCGGGCTTGCCGCCGGGCGTTCTGAACGTCGTCAATGGCGACAAGGAATCGGTGGATGCGATCCTGGATGACCACGACATCGCAGCGGTCGGTTTCGTCGGCTCTTCGGCCATCGCGCAGTACATCTATGAGCGTGCGGCTGCGAACGGAAAGCGTTGCCAGTGCTTCGGTGGTGCGAAGAACCATCTGATCATTATGCCGGACGCCGACATGGATCAGACGGCCGATGCGCTGGTCGGTGCAGGCTATGGCGCCGCCGGAGAGCGCTGCATGGCGGTTTCCGTGGCGGTTCCGGTCGGCAAGACGACCGCTGATCGCCTGATGGAAAAGCTCATTCCACGCGTCGAAAATCTTAAGATCGGTCTTTCGACCGATCCGACCGCTGATTACGGCCCGCTTGTCACCAAAGCGGCGCTTGATCGCGTGCGGGACTATGTCGAGATCGGCATCAAGGAAGGCGCCAAGCTCGCCGTGGACGGCCGCGGCTTCAAGATGCAGGGCTATGAGAAGGGCTTCTACATGGGCGGTTGTCTGTTCGACAACGTCACCAAGGATATGCGCATCTACAAGGAAGAGATCTTCGGCCCCGTTCTTTCTGTCGTTCGCGCGAAGGACTTTAATGAAGCGGTCGCTTTGCCGTCCGAACATGAATACGGCAACGGCGTTGCCATCTTCACCCGCGACGGCGATGCCGCTCGCGAATTCGCGGCGAAGGTGAATGTCGGCATGGTTGGCATCAACGTGCCAATTCCCGTGCCGGTCGCTTACTACACCTTCGGCGGCTGGAAGCGGTCCGGCTTCGGCGACCTCAACCAGTACGGGCCGGACTCGGTGCGGTTCTACACCAAGACCAAGACCGTGACCTCGCGCTGGCCATCCGGCGTCAAGGAAGGTGCCCAGTTCGCGATGCCGACCAGCTAA
- a CDS encoding TetR/AcrR family transcriptional repressor of nem operon (product_source=KO:K16137; cath_funfam=1.10.10.60; cog=COG1309; ko=KO:K16137; pfam=PF00440; superfamily=46689,48498) — translation MRYSKDHKAETHERIVKNASVRLRERGAAGLGVAELMKEAGLTHGGFYAHFASRDALISEAFVHAMEQAARRWRKRADEAPEGEGLAAVVNGYLTAAHRDDIGNGCALPALGAEVSRASPKVRKAVASKLEKMIEVIAGEISGPSEKDARREAIGALATMMGALLMARMAGTGEFSDEILEAGRYAAQKASNASKLRIRKPATTGANAPAKADTAARS, via the coding sequence ATGCGCTATTCAAAAGATCATAAAGCTGAGACGCACGAGCGGATCGTGAAGAACGCATCGGTGCGATTGCGAGAGCGTGGCGCGGCTGGTCTCGGCGTTGCTGAACTCATGAAAGAGGCTGGGCTTACGCACGGTGGCTTCTATGCGCATTTTGCCTCGCGAGATGCGCTGATCAGCGAAGCTTTCGTTCATGCGATGGAGCAGGCCGCAAGGCGCTGGCGGAAGCGGGCAGATGAGGCCCCGGAGGGCGAGGGGCTCGCCGCGGTTGTGAATGGCTATCTGACAGCCGCTCACCGAGATGACATCGGCAATGGATGCGCTCTTCCGGCGCTGGGCGCCGAAGTTTCACGGGCCAGCCCCAAAGTCCGCAAGGCTGTCGCAAGCAAGCTTGAGAAAATGATCGAGGTCATTGCTGGCGAGATATCTGGACCGAGCGAGAAAGATGCGCGCCGGGAGGCCATCGGCGCGCTGGCCACCATGATGGGGGCATTGTTGATGGCCCGCATGGCGGGGACGGGCGAGTTTTCGGACGAAATCCTCGAGGCAGGGCGGTATGCGGCGCAGAAGGCGAGCAATGCCTCCAAACTGCGGATTCGCAAGCCGGCAACCACGGGCGCGAATGCGCCAGCCAAGGCGGATACGGCAGCGCGCTCTTGA
- a CDS encoding enoyl-CoA hydratase (product_source=KO:K01715; cath_funfam=1.10.12.10,3.90.226.10; cog=COG1024; ko=KO:K01715; pfam=PF00378; superfamily=52096) — MQTINDHCDVAHRDNGIAQLTIRNAGSLNIVNSTVISGLRKGLETLAKDSGIRALILAGSGEKSFIGGADIKEMVTLDQASAETFIKGLRDLCESIRQFPSPVIARLKGWCLGGGLEVAAACDLRIAAQDAKFGMPEVKVGIPSVIHAALLPRLIGSGRARWLILTGANIDAATALNWGLVDQVVAEADLDTATMAVASSIAECGAEAMRSQKSLLRQWEELPLTESVNLSVGVFGQAFLTGEPQRHMRSFLDKKKK; from the coding sequence ATGCAGACGATCAACGACCACTGCGACGTTGCGCATCGCGACAACGGCATTGCACAATTGACCATTCGAAATGCCGGCTCGCTCAACATCGTCAACTCGACAGTCATCTCCGGACTGCGGAAAGGATTGGAAACGCTCGCCAAAGACAGCGGCATTCGCGCTCTGATCCTGGCGGGGTCAGGCGAGAAGAGCTTTATCGGCGGAGCGGACATCAAGGAAATGGTGACGCTCGATCAGGCTTCAGCCGAAACATTCATCAAAGGGCTACGCGATCTTTGTGAGTCCATTCGACAGTTCCCTTCGCCGGTGATTGCGCGTTTGAAGGGATGGTGTCTGGGCGGAGGACTTGAAGTTGCTGCCGCCTGCGATCTGCGCATTGCCGCGCAAGACGCAAAGTTCGGCATGCCCGAAGTGAAGGTCGGCATACCGTCAGTTATTCATGCGGCTCTCTTGCCGCGACTTATCGGCTCGGGACGCGCCCGATGGTTGATCCTGACAGGAGCCAACATTGACGCGGCAACCGCACTCAACTGGGGCTTGGTCGATCAGGTCGTCGCGGAGGCAGATCTCGATACCGCAACCATGGCCGTCGCTTCGTCGATCGCGGAATGCGGGGCTGAGGCAATGCGCAGCCAGAAGTCTTTGCTGAGACAGTGGGAAGAACTGCCATTGACGGAGTCCGTCAACTTGAGCGTCGGTGTTTTCGGCCAAGCCTTTTTGACCGGCGAACCGCAGCGCCACATGAGGTCCTTCCTCGATAAGAAGAAGAAGTAA
- a CDS encoding acetyl-CoA C-acetyltransferase (product_source=KO:K00626; cath_funfam=3.40.47.10; cog=COG0183; ko=KO:K00626; pfam=PF00108,PF02803; superfamily=53901; tigrfam=TIGR01930) — protein MSTSDPVVIVSAARTPLGRFQGELSPFSAHNLGSHAIGAALERAKLSPERIDEVFMGCVLPAGQGQAPARQAARGAKLPDGTGATTINKVCGSGMKATMLAHDIINAGSANIVVAGGMESMTNAPYLLAKARGGYRVGHDRIIDHMLMDGLEDAYETGRSMGDFGEATAETYQFTRKDQDEYAMETLTRARKAVESGAFKNEIAAISVKEKAGVRMIENDEHPLKVDPAKIPNLKPAFRPNGTITPAASSANADGAAALVLTRRSIAERDGLPILAEIKGHSTHSQEPAWFTTAPIPAIRKLLDKIGWSVSDVDLFEINEAFAVVPMAAARDLGIPREKLNINGGACALGHPIGATGARLIVTLLHAMEKNNVSKGIASLCIGGGEATAIAIERKTH, from the coding sequence ATGTCAACGTCAGATCCCGTCGTCATTGTTTCTGCTGCGCGTACTCCACTCGGCCGCTTCCAGGGTGAATTGTCACCATTTAGCGCCCACAATCTGGGTTCGCACGCCATCGGCGCAGCCCTCGAGCGCGCAAAGCTTTCGCCGGAGCGGATCGACGAAGTGTTCATGGGCTGCGTCCTTCCCGCCGGCCAGGGACAGGCTCCTGCCCGCCAGGCGGCACGTGGCGCGAAGTTGCCGGACGGGACCGGCGCAACCACCATTAACAAGGTCTGCGGCTCCGGGATGAAGGCCACCATGCTGGCCCACGACATCATCAATGCCGGTTCGGCCAATATCGTCGTTGCGGGCGGCATGGAGAGCATGACCAACGCCCCGTACCTGCTCGCAAAAGCGCGTGGCGGATACCGCGTCGGGCACGACCGCATTATCGATCACATGCTGATGGACGGCCTCGAGGATGCTTACGAGACTGGCCGTTCGATGGGTGATTTCGGTGAAGCCACCGCCGAAACCTATCAGTTCACCCGCAAGGATCAGGACGAATATGCGATGGAAACCCTGACCCGCGCACGCAAGGCGGTCGAGAGTGGCGCGTTCAAAAATGAGATCGCGGCTATTTCGGTCAAAGAAAAAGCCGGCGTCCGGATGATCGAAAACGACGAACACCCGTTGAAGGTTGATCCTGCGAAAATCCCGAACCTGAAGCCGGCATTCCGTCCGAATGGTACGATTACGCCTGCCGCCTCCTCGGCCAATGCCGACGGCGCGGCCGCGCTGGTGCTGACGCGTCGCTCGATCGCTGAGCGCGACGGTCTGCCGATCTTGGCCGAAATCAAGGGACACTCGACCCATAGCCAAGAGCCAGCATGGTTCACCACCGCCCCGATCCCCGCGATCAGGAAACTACTCGATAAAATCGGCTGGAGCGTCAGTGACGTCGATCTGTTCGAAATCAACGAAGCGTTCGCAGTCGTGCCGATGGCGGCAGCCCGCGACCTCGGAATTCCGCGCGAGAAATTGAACATCAACGGTGGCGCCTGCGCGCTCGGTCATCCGATCGGCGCAACAGGGGCCCGCCTGATCGTGACACTGCTCCATGCGATGGAGAAGAACAACGTCAGCAAAGGCATCGCCTCTCTGTGCATCGGCGGCGGCGAAGCCACTGCCATCGCGATCGAGCGCAAAACGCACTAG
- a CDS encoding 3-oxoacyl-[acyl-carrier-protein] synthase II (product_source=KO:K09458; cath_funfam=3.40.47.10; cog=COG0304; ko=KO:K09458; pfam=PF00109,PF02801; superfamily=53901; tigrfam=TIGR03150) has product MKQSSTTRRIVVTGMGAVSPLGCGVEGNWSRLIAGRSGLRALSDNIGADLPAKVCGVVPDIAEDPEFGFDADRVISKKDQKKMDRFIQFAMMAADEAIAQAGWTPDNAHSRERTATIIASGVGGFPAIVDAVRTTDERGVRRLSPFTVPAFLVNLAAGQVAIRHGFKGPLGAPVTACAAGVQAIGDAARLIRSGEADIAICGGAEACIDRVSLGGFAAARALSTGFNDEPQRASRPFDKDRDGFVMGEGAGILVIETLDHALNRGATPIAELVGYGTTSDAYHMTAGPEDGEGARRAMEIAIRQAGIAPIEVQHLNAHATSTPVGDNGELAAIKSLFGTKGGIAVSATKSATGHLLGAAGGLEAVFSVLALRDQIAPPTLNLDHPDAEAEGIDLVAKTARPMAMEHVLSNGFGFGGVNASVLFRAW; this is encoded by the coding sequence GTGAAACAGAGCAGCACCACACGCCGAATTGTCGTCACCGGAATGGGCGCCGTGTCCCCACTGGGTTGCGGCGTCGAAGGCAACTGGTCGCGCCTCATTGCGGGTCGGTCCGGCCTTCGTGCGCTCTCGGACAATATTGGTGCCGATCTGCCTGCAAAAGTCTGCGGCGTTGTTCCCGACATTGCCGAAGATCCCGAGTTTGGCTTTGATGCTGATCGCGTGATCTCCAAAAAGGATCAGAAGAAAATGGACCGCTTCATCCAGTTCGCGATGATGGCGGCCGATGAAGCAATCGCGCAAGCCGGATGGACGCCCGATAACGCTCACTCACGCGAGCGGACCGCGACAATCATCGCATCGGGCGTTGGCGGATTCCCTGCGATTGTCGACGCAGTCCGCACCACCGATGAACGTGGCGTGCGCCGCCTTTCGCCCTTCACTGTGCCAGCCTTCCTCGTCAATCTTGCCGCGGGACAAGTCGCTATTCGTCACGGCTTCAAGGGACCGCTCGGCGCGCCGGTTACGGCTTGTGCCGCCGGGGTGCAGGCTATCGGTGATGCCGCGCGTCTCATCCGCTCTGGCGAAGCCGATATTGCGATCTGCGGGGGAGCCGAGGCGTGTATCGATCGTGTCAGCCTGGGCGGGTTTGCGGCCGCGCGCGCACTCTCGACCGGGTTCAACGACGAGCCGCAACGGGCGTCCCGCCCATTCGACAAGGACCGCGATGGCTTCGTGATGGGTGAAGGCGCTGGCATTCTCGTCATCGAGACGCTCGATCATGCCCTCAATCGCGGCGCAACCCCGATTGCCGAGTTGGTCGGATACGGCACCACCTCCGACGCCTACCATATGACGGCGGGACCGGAGGATGGCGAAGGCGCGCGGCGCGCGATGGAGATCGCAATTCGTCAGGCAGGAATTGCTCCTATTGAGGTTCAGCACCTCAATGCCCATGCCACCTCAACCCCTGTCGGCGACAACGGTGAGCTTGCCGCCATCAAGAGCTTGTTCGGGACCAAGGGCGGCATTGCAGTGAGCGCCACGAAATCCGCAACCGGTCACTTGCTCGGTGCGGCTGGCGGTCTCGAAGCAGTCTTCTCAGTGCTTGCCCTGCGCGATCAAATCGCACCACCCACACTTAACCTCGACCATCCGGACGCCGAGGCCGAAGGGATCGATCTCGTGGCCAAGACCGCACGGCCAATGGCCATGGAACATGTGTTGTCGAACGGTTTCGGGTTTGGCGGCGTCAATGCCAGCGTTCTATTCCGGGCGTGGTGA
- a CDS encoding PAS domain S-box-containing protein (product_source=TIGR00229; cath_funfam=1.10.287.130,3.30.450.20,3.30.565.10,3.40.50.2300; cog=COG0642,COG0784; pfam=PF00072,PF00512,PF02518,PF08447,PF08448; smart=SM00086,SM00091,SM00387,SM00388,SM00448; superfamily=52172,55785,55874; tigrfam=TIGR00229) codes for MNQASSPDFLAGGGEMGALMRAFDWSSTPLGQPETWPQSLKTTVRLLLNTNHPMFIWWGPQLIQFYNDAYRATMGPERHPSALGQRGRECWEEIWHIIGPQIEQVMSGGGATWHENQLVPVTRHGRLEQVYWTYSYSPIDADGEVGGVLVICRDVTKEYTASLALREREVELTRVQQIGRIGGLEVDLRDGFRNRRSPEYIAIHGLTPDAVNETHEDWLRRVHPEDRVAAEKQFRDAVKGDVHDYTSTYRIIRPSDGQVRWISVKAIIERDANGEPLRLVGAHTDVTEQVMAEKALRESEQEFRTLADAVPHHVWTAKPDGMATWFNPRVYEYVGAAVGDLDGRKWVKIIHPDDLSITLAAWTRALEIGETYEVEFRLRRKDGVYRWFLGRAVPARDELGRIIRWIGTSTDVHDQKTISAELEALNTTLAERVQEKTRERDRIWNVSRDLLLVADLDGTPRSVNPAWTKTLGWTEQELLRDGRPDWLEHPDDREKAMAELDNLNQGRPTIRFENRLRHRDGSYRWFSWTAVPDAGQIYAVARDVTDVRASAERLKTTEEALRQSQKMEAVGQLTGGIAHDFNNLLTGIIGSLDLMQAKLSKGKTDNVERYIGAAMTSANRAAALTHRLLAFARRQPLSPEPVDANQLIASLEDLLRRTIGEGINLEIVPLGKLWSILCDPNQLESGLLNLAINARDAMPEGGRLTIKTKNVRLDGVLESNPALSPGDYICIDVIDTGAGMTDDVVARAFDPFFTTKPIGQGTGLGLSMIYGFARQSNGHITIDSTPGHGTSVKIYLPRHVGDAVDDAVFLGAIGEHQASGETVLVVEDEPVVRSVILEMLEEQGYRTMEAVDGPSGLHILGRDERIDLLVTDVGLPGMNGRELGDQARELRPGLKILFITGYADNVAMARGFLKPGMDMMTKPFDGENFLQHVKEMIAN; via the coding sequence ATGAACCAAGCAAGTTCTCCGGACTTTCTTGCCGGCGGCGGCGAGATGGGTGCGCTTATGCGCGCCTTCGATTGGTCCTCTACGCCGCTCGGCCAACCCGAGACTTGGCCGCAAAGCCTGAAAACCACGGTTCGGCTTCTGCTCAATACCAACCATCCGATGTTCATATGGTGGGGACCGCAACTCATCCAGTTTTACAACGATGCCTACCGAGCCACGATGGGACCGGAGCGGCATCCCAGTGCCCTCGGTCAACGCGGTCGTGAATGCTGGGAGGAAATTTGGCACATTATCGGGCCTCAGATTGAACAAGTGATGAGCGGTGGTGGTGCGACATGGCATGAGAACCAACTCGTACCCGTCACGCGCCACGGCAGACTCGAACAGGTCTACTGGACTTACAGCTACAGTCCCATCGACGCGGATGGCGAGGTTGGCGGCGTGCTGGTGATCTGCCGCGATGTGACCAAGGAGTATACGGCATCACTTGCGTTGCGCGAGCGCGAGGTAGAACTCACGCGTGTCCAACAAATTGGCCGGATTGGTGGGCTTGAAGTCGATCTTCGGGACGGGTTTCGGAATCGGAGATCGCCGGAATATATCGCCATTCATGGTCTTACGCCGGACGCGGTTAACGAGACGCATGAAGATTGGTTGAGGCGCGTTCATCCTGAGGATCGCGTCGCCGCAGAGAAGCAATTCCGCGACGCGGTCAAAGGCGACGTTCACGACTATACGTCGACGTACCGGATCATTCGTCCGAGCGATGGGCAAGTGCGCTGGATTTCAGTCAAGGCGATCATCGAGCGTGACGCTAACGGCGAGCCATTGCGGCTGGTTGGTGCTCACACTGACGTCACCGAACAGGTGATGGCCGAGAAGGCGTTGCGGGAAAGCGAACAGGAGTTTCGGACACTCGCAGATGCTGTACCGCATCACGTGTGGACTGCGAAGCCAGATGGAATGGCGACCTGGTTCAACCCGCGTGTCTACGAATACGTAGGAGCAGCAGTTGGCGATCTTGATGGAAGAAAGTGGGTCAAGATTATCCACCCCGATGATTTGTCAATCACCTTGGCGGCCTGGACGCGCGCGCTCGAAATAGGCGAGACCTATGAGGTTGAATTCCGTCTGCGCCGAAAAGACGGCGTTTATCGGTGGTTTCTTGGACGGGCAGTGCCTGCGCGTGACGAACTTGGGCGGATCATCCGCTGGATCGGTACCAGCACGGATGTGCACGATCAAAAGACAATATCTGCGGAGCTTGAGGCTCTGAATACAACGCTCGCCGAGCGGGTCCAGGAAAAAACCCGCGAGCGTGATCGCATCTGGAACGTGTCGCGGGATCTTCTGTTAGTCGCGGACCTCGACGGCACGCCGCGAAGTGTCAATCCTGCGTGGACAAAGACGCTTGGTTGGACCGAACAGGAGCTGCTCCGTGATGGGAGACCAGACTGGCTCGAGCATCCAGACGACCGCGAGAAGGCAATGGCAGAGCTTGATAACCTCAATCAAGGCAGGCCGACGATCCGGTTTGAGAATCGCCTTCGCCACCGGGATGGCTCCTATCGGTGGTTTTCTTGGACTGCTGTCCCGGACGCCGGTCAGATTTATGCAGTCGCACGAGATGTGACCGACGTGCGCGCTTCGGCGGAGAGATTGAAGACGACCGAGGAAGCCTTGCGTCAGTCGCAGAAGATGGAAGCCGTTGGTCAGCTTACTGGCGGAATCGCACATGACTTCAACAATCTGCTGACCGGAATTATCGGGTCGCTGGACTTGATGCAGGCGAAGTTGAGCAAGGGGAAGACAGACAATGTCGAGCGCTACATCGGCGCTGCGATGACGTCAGCCAATCGTGCGGCAGCGCTCACGCACCGATTGCTGGCTTTCGCGCGGCGACAACCGCTCAGCCCGGAGCCGGTAGATGCCAATCAACTCATCGCGTCGCTTGAAGATCTGCTGCGACGGACGATCGGTGAGGGGATCAATCTTGAAATCGTACCATTGGGCAAGTTGTGGAGCATTCTGTGCGATCCCAATCAACTCGAGAGCGGCCTGCTGAATCTCGCAATCAATGCCCGCGACGCCATGCCCGAAGGCGGGCGGCTGACGATCAAGACGAAGAATGTACGGCTTGATGGTGTCCTGGAAAGCAATCCAGCGCTGTCACCAGGAGACTACATCTGTATTGACGTTATAGACACCGGTGCGGGCATGACGGACGATGTTGTGGCCCGCGCATTCGATCCCTTCTTTACGACCAAACCGATCGGACAAGGGACCGGGCTCGGCTTGTCGATGATCTACGGCTTCGCGCGGCAATCGAATGGCCACATCACCATCGACAGCACGCCGGGACACGGCACATCCGTCAAAATCTATTTGCCTCGCCACGTCGGTGACGCGGTGGATGACGCAGTTTTCTTGGGCGCGATTGGAGAACACCAGGCATCAGGTGAAACTGTGCTCGTGGTAGAGGATGAACCGGTCGTCCGCAGCGTCATTCTCGAAATGCTGGAAGAGCAAGGCTACCGGACAATGGAAGCTGTCGATGGCCCATCCGGGCTGCACATTCTCGGGCGCGATGAGCGGATCGACCTCCTCGTCACGGATGTCGGTCTCCCCGGAATGAATGGGCGTGAATTGGGCGATCAGGCCCGCGAGCTAAGACCGGGTCTGAAGATTCTCTTCATCACCGGTTACGCGGACAATGTCGCGATGGCGCGAGGTTTTCTCAAACCAGGCATGGACATGATGACCAAGCCCTTCGACGGCGAGAACTTTCTGCAGCACGTGAAGGAAATGATCGCTAACTGA
- a CDS encoding hypothetical protein (product_source=Hypo-rule applied; pfam=PF20106; smart=SM01306), producing the protein MARKYSKAASKKVARAVRKTKKGTLKSGRSGKKVKSRKQAIAIGLSEARKAGKKVPAKKAKKSSKKTSRKKSSKKKSRKTR; encoded by the coding sequence ATGGCCCGCAAATACTCAAAGGCTGCATCGAAAAAGGTCGCGCGTGCAGTACGCAAGACGAAAAAAGGAACGTTAAAGAGCGGCCGCTCCGGCAAGAAAGTCAAAAGCCGGAAACAGGCCATCGCTATCGGCCTTTCCGAAGCGCGAAAGGCAGGCAAGAAAGTCCCCGCCAAAAAGGCGAAGAAGAGCTCTAAGAAGACCTCCAGGAAAAAGAGCTCGAAGAAAAAATCCCGAAAGACCAGATAG
- a CDS encoding uncharacterized protein YgbK (DUF1537 family) (product_source=COG3395; cath_funfam=3.40.50.10840; cog=COG3395; ko=KO:K21948; pfam=PF07005,PF17042; superfamily=142764) has protein sequence MTLALGCIADDYTGASDLANMLTRSGLRTVQTIGVPDEALALPNVDAVVVSLKSRSIEASQAVARSRAADKWLRGRGASHVLFKICSTFDSTDAGNIGPVMDALRDDSGDPIVLVTPAFPGTGRTIYQGNLFVGSVPLNESPLKDHPLNPMHDSNLVRVLGRQSRHKVGLVDLATVVRGPDAIRKRVADLAGEGYHSAIVDAVFDHELEAIGQAALDYDLSVGASGMGLGLARGLIASGKVKDASASASDSRPIGGPVACLAGSCSQATLAQIAEAEKTMAVLRLDPEQIVKGGSEVQRALDWAKNQLGTSPILIASSSTPDQVSALQSRYGRDAAGHAIEQAMAEISEGLASDGVRRLIIAGGETSGAVVDRLGIPAFLVGPEIATGVPVLRTIGAKSGDMIMALKSGNFGGPDFFNDAVRLVS, from the coding sequence GTGACACTGGCACTGGGCTGTATTGCCGACGACTACACGGGCGCTTCCGATCTCGCGAACATGCTCACGCGCAGCGGTTTGCGGACGGTGCAGACCATTGGTGTGCCCGATGAGGCGCTGGCGCTTCCGAATGTCGATGCGGTCGTCGTCTCGCTGAAAAGCCGATCGATTGAGGCGTCTCAGGCTGTCGCGCGCTCTCGCGCCGCTGACAAATGGTTGCGCGGGCGCGGTGCGTCCCACGTGCTGTTCAAGATTTGTTCGACGTTTGATTCCACGGATGCCGGTAACATCGGTCCCGTGATGGACGCGTTGCGGGATGATTCCGGCGATCCGATTGTGCTTGTCACACCAGCGTTTCCCGGGACCGGACGAACGATCTATCAGGGCAATCTCTTTGTCGGCAGTGTGCCGCTCAATGAAAGCCCGTTGAAGGATCATCCACTCAACCCGATGCATGATTCCAATCTGGTCCGTGTGCTGGGTCGCCAGAGCCGCCACAAGGTTGGCCTTGTCGACTTGGCGACGGTGGTCCGCGGACCTGACGCGATCCGTAAGCGCGTCGCGGATCTTGCGGGCGAGGGATATCACAGCGCGATCGTTGACGCGGTATTCGACCATGAGCTCGAGGCGATCGGCCAGGCGGCGCTCGACTACGATTTGTCCGTTGGTGCGTCGGGCATGGGCCTGGGATTGGCCCGTGGCCTGATCGCTTCTGGAAAAGTGAAAGACGCCTCGGCGTCTGCCAGCGACAGCAGGCCAATTGGTGGTCCTGTCGCCTGCCTCGCAGGAAGTTGCTCTCAGGCGACCTTGGCACAGATCGCGGAAGCTGAGAAAACGATGGCCGTGTTGCGTCTTGATCCTGAACAGATCGTCAAAGGCGGATCAGAAGTTCAGCGTGCACTCGACTGGGCAAAGAACCAGCTCGGCACGTCACCGATCTTGATTGCAAGCAGCTCAACACCCGATCAGGTGTCTGCTTTGCAATCCCGATACGGACGCGATGCTGCTGGTCATGCCATCGAGCAGGCCATGGCGGAAATCAGCGAAGGATTGGCATCGGACGGCGTGCGACGCCTGATCATTGCCGGTGGTGAGACTTCGGGCGCAGTGGTGGACCGACTTGGTATCCCTGCGTTCCTCGTCGGCCCGGAAATTGCGACTGGCGTGCCCGTGCTGCGAACCATCGGAGCGAAGAGTGGCGACATGATCATGGCGCTGAAATCCGGAAACTTCGGTGGTCCGGACTTCTTCAACGATGCGGTTCGTCTGGTGTCCTAG